One genomic window of Psychrobacillus sp. INOP01 includes the following:
- the map gene encoding type I methionyl aminopeptidase has protein sequence MIVQTDEELVALKKIGRIVAEIREVMKAATKPGITTKELDEIGGKLFKEHGAISGPMGEYDFPGYTCISVNEEVAHGMPGSRVIQDGDIVNIDVSGSLDGYFADTGISFVVGEGYEEKEKLCAVAESAFDRAMLKVKAGSRLNQIGKAVAREAKDNSLHVIMNLTGHGIGKSLHEAPQHVLNYYDAWDPTILKEGMVLAVEPFISEKAEHIVESGDGWTFVTPDKSLVAQIEHTIVVTKGAPILLTKLD, from the coding sequence ATGATTGTACAAACTGACGAAGAGTTAGTAGCATTAAAAAAAATAGGGCGTATTGTTGCAGAAATTCGAGAAGTGATGAAGGCTGCAACTAAACCTGGGATTACAACAAAAGAATTGGACGAAATCGGTGGAAAGCTATTTAAAGAGCATGGAGCTATTTCTGGACCAATGGGTGAATATGATTTTCCAGGATATACTTGTATCAGTGTTAATGAGGAAGTAGCGCATGGAATGCCAGGCTCTCGTGTTATTCAAGATGGCGATATCGTGAATATAGATGTTTCTGGATCACTTGATGGTTACTTTGCAGATACTGGGATTTCTTTTGTTGTTGGTGAAGGTTATGAAGAAAAAGAAAAGTTATGTGCTGTAGCTGAGAGTGCATTTGATCGTGCGATGCTAAAAGTTAAGGCTGGTTCTCGTTTAAATCAAATCGGAAAAGCCGTAGCAAGAGAAGCGAAAGATAATAGCTTACATGTTATTATGAACCTAACTGGACATGGTATTGGGAAATCGTTACACGAAGCTCCTCAGCATGTGTTGAATTATTACGATGCATGGGATCCTACGATATTAAAAGAAGGAATGGTTTTAGCTGTAGAACCGTTTATTTCTGAAAAAGCAGAGCATATCGTGGAATCTGGTGATGGTTGGACATTTGTAACTCCTGATAAATCGTTAGTAGCACAGATTGAGCATACAATTGTTGTGACAAAAGGTGCTCCTATTTTATTAACTAAATTAGATTAA
- a CDS encoding tryptophan-rich sensory protein, which translates to MFKIILLMLFFISTVIVKLLSTLLPINGQTSGEIFNRLPVFFTPANYVFYIWIVIFILLAWWIWNIMKDYKSSRPIPTKRILLFGASSILYILCIFSWHYEQFVYSFVTLTVLLSCLFMLYITYPLDDINRKKRLPISLILGWTFISFFTNLSYLLTFYEFDGFGMTKSLWGVIFLTIATAIALHFRYHYFDRLMSVVFIWTFIGVAIQHNFSQLLLTAASLFLSCVLIVGIIFLKKSARPL; encoded by the coding sequence ATGTTTAAAATAATCCTTTTAATGTTATTTTTTATATCTACTGTAATCGTTAAATTACTATCTACTTTACTACCCATAAATGGTCAAACTAGTGGCGAGATATTCAATAGACTTCCCGTCTTTTTTACTCCAGCAAATTATGTATTTTATATATGGATTGTTATTTTTATATTATTAGCTTGGTGGATTTGGAATATTATGAAGGACTACAAATCTTCTCGTCCTATACCTACGAAGCGCATTCTATTATTTGGAGCATCCTCTATTTTATATATTTTGTGCATATTTAGTTGGCATTATGAGCAGTTTGTATATTCTTTTGTTACTCTCACCGTCTTATTAAGCTGTTTGTTCATGCTTTATATAACTTATCCTTTAGATGATATAAATCGAAAGAAACGTTTGCCAATTTCCTTAATTTTAGGCTGGACATTTATCAGTTTCTTCACAAATCTATCTTATCTCCTTACGTTTTATGAATTTGATGGATTTGGTATGACAAAATCTCTTTGGGGAGTTATCTTCTTAACCATTGCGACAGCCATAGCTCTTCATTTTCGGTATCATTATTTCGACCGTCTTATGTCTGTTGTTTTTATCTGGACTTTCATTGGAGTTGCAATTCAACACAACTTTAGTCAACTACTCCTAACCGCAGCCTCTCTTTTCTTAAGCTGTGTCCTGATTGTAGGGATTATATTCCTTAAGAAAAGTGCAAGACCCCTTTAA
- the thiT gene encoding energy-coupled thiamine transporter ThiT has product MKNQRVVILMEIAIFAALGYVLDMIGFGMPQGGSVTFVLVPVILMAFRRGVVAGLATGFLIGVLQVVTGRFYAAPLSFEIVIAQVAIDYFIAFMVAGFAGFLRPAFIQAFEQKDKVKMITAVVLGAFIAGFLRYLAHVTSGILFFGEFAGDQNVILYSLIYNSTYMIPVFLIAAFICSVLFVKAPRLALPNSH; this is encoded by the coding sequence ATGAAAAATCAACGAGTTGTAATATTAATGGAAATCGCTATTTTTGCAGCGTTAGGATACGTTTTAGATATGATTGGCTTTGGAATGCCACAAGGTGGGTCCGTAACATTCGTTCTTGTACCTGTTATTTTAATGGCCTTTCGTCGTGGTGTTGTTGCGGGACTTGCTACTGGCTTTTTGATAGGCGTTTTACAAGTAGTGACAGGTCGTTTTTATGCAGCGCCATTATCATTTGAAATAGTTATTGCGCAGGTAGCAATCGATTATTTCATCGCCTTTATGGTTGCAGGATTTGCTGGATTTCTAAGACCTGCATTTATACAAGCATTTGAACAAAAGGATAAAGTGAAAATGATTACAGCGGTTGTCTTGGGTGCATTCATCGCAGGTTTTCTTCGCTATTTAGCACATGTGACTTCAGGTATTCTATTTTTTGGAGAATTTGCTGGAGATCAAAACGTGATTTTGTATTCATTAATCTATAATTCTACTTATATGATTCCAGTATTTTTAATAGCTGCTTTCATTTGTTCTGTTTTATTTGTTAAAGCTCCGCGCCTAGCACTGCCGAATTCTCACTAA